The following nucleotide sequence is from Gammaproteobacteria bacterium.
CTGGTATTGTTCAACAGCAACGTCAATTTCTCTATTTACTAGCGCTTTATTTGCAGCATTATAAATTTTAGCCGCAGATTCATCTGCAGCTATTTCTGAATCTTTTTCTTCGTCATCTTTACCAAATGGCCACAAAGATGAGCAGCCGCTGATAGATGCGATAAGTATTAGCATTAATAAGACCTGCCAAATGGATCTTTGAGGAGTAAATGTATAGTCTTTCATGTGTTTTGGATTATAACCATATTTTTACTACAAATCCGTACATGATAGTGAACGAAAAAGAAATCTTTACTGCCGTTATACCCAATGATTATGCGGGTTTACGATTAGACCTCGCATTGGCGAAAATGTATCCAGATTTTTCTCGTGCGCGCTTACAAAAATGGATAAAAAATGGTGATGCATTAATAAATGATCAAATAATGCGTCCTAAAGATATTGTGGCGGGTGGAGAGTCCGTGCTGCTTAATGTGAGTATTGTGGATGAAGTTTCTCTTGATCCTGAAGCTATAACGTTGAATATCGTATTTGAAGATGAATATCTAATGGTAATCAATAAACCTGCAGGGCTCATTGTTCATCCTGGTGCAGGTAATCCTTCGGGCACTATGGCAAATGCTTTGCTCCATCATATACCTGAATTACGTTCAGTCCCTAGGGTTGGTATTGTGCATCGTTTGGATAAAGATACGACAGGTTTATTAGTGGTCGCTAAAGATCTTAAGTCTCATACACATCTTGTAGATCAACTACAGCAAAGAACCGTTTCCAGAAAATATATTGCGCTGGTGTATGGTGAAATGATTTCAGGTGGAACAGTTGATGAACCTATTGGTAGGCATTCAGTCGACCGTAAACGTATGGCGGTAAAACCTTCGATGGGCAGGCCTGCGGTCACGCATTATCGTGTGCGAAAAAAATATAATGGTTTTACTTTGCTGGACGTGAAATTAGAAACCGGCAGAACCCATCAGATACGTGTACACATGTCACATATAAAGTTTCCAATTATTGGTGATCTTGTGTACGGAAGAAAAATGAACGCTGGTAAAAATAGTATGTTACAGCTGCTATCTAATTTTCCTCGCCAAGCATTGCATGCAGCAGAATTATCTTTTGTGCATCCTAAAAAACAATCAGAAGTATCTTTTTCGGCTCCCATACCTACAGATTTTCAAGAATTGATTGAAGTTTTAGAGAGTAATTTAGATGAATCTTGAATATATAATTCCCAATTGGCCAGTGCCGGGAAATATTCGTTGTATAACCACTACCCGGAAGGGGGGATGCAGTCAGCAAGAATATCGCTCGCTTAATATAGGTGATCATGTAAAAGATAATCAAGAAAGCGTTGTCAAAAACAGGCGGTTAATTAAACAAGACTTACAGCTTCCCAATGAACCAGTGTGGCTTGATCAAGTGCATGGGTCATCCATTTTGACTTTGGGGGATAAAGCGCCAGCTGATAAAACTGCAGATGCAGCATACACAAATGTGAGGGGTGTGGTTTGCGCAGTACTTACTGCAGATTGCTTGCCTGTCGCTTTTTGTGATCAAGCTGGTGAGCATATTGCAGTTGCTCATGCAGGGTGGCGCGGTTTGGTGAATGGCATTCTTGAAAACACCTTGCGAGCAATACCTGTAACTAATGAAAAAATATTGTGCTGGTTAGGGCCTGCGATAGGTCCAAAAGTGTTTGAAGTGGGTGAAGAGGTGGTTGAGCAGTTTATAACAATAAATGAAAAACACCGAAATGCATTTGTAGAAAAAAGTAATGGAAAATATTTGGCAAATATTTATCAGCTTGCGATGAATATATTAACTAAACACAATGTGAAAAATGTCTATGGTGATGAGTATTGCACCTATACTGAAAGTGATGCATTTTATTCGTATCGAAGAGATGGTGAAACAGGAAGAATGGCGACGCTGATTTGGAAAAATGAATAATCGCTTCGACCGCCATGGATGGTGGAAGTGCAGAAATTGCAGGAGCAAATTTCTGTCGGCCAATAGTGAGCACATGGAAGTGCGAATATGAGTCGCAACATGGAAGTTACATCAGTTTAAATTCTTTTTTCCAAAATGTCTGCTTATGGCCAATAGCAGACGTTTAGCGCTAATTAATTTAACCTGAAAAAAGCTACATAAAAAAGTATCAGCATTGCTATTGGCACTAGCTTTGTTATCCATAGACGCGATTCCCAAAAGATACTAAGTATCCCTTCAACAAATATTTGCAAAAAAATATAAGCTGGTGCGAATAGCAAGAAATGAAGTCATGAACTATCTGAAGCTGAATAAACATATAAATCTAACCAAAGCATTATTCCCAATAAAATAATAGTAAATGCCAGCGAAGAACACACTGCCCAAAGCGGTAATTTAAAATTATCTACTGTAGGTTTGCTCATTTATTTAATATTCGACAATGTCCGCTTTGGATCGATAGCGGACATTGTAAATTAAGTATTTAATCGGTTGCATCGTCCCTGATGGACATCATATTCGCATGTCCATATTCTTATTATAGAATTCTCCCATTCTGCCGATGACTAATTATATAAGAATTCCGTTGTCAGGCCTTGAAATACAGGTAATTGGCCTCATTTTTGATGACATAGCCAAATTACTATGGAGATTTCAATATGCGCATGGATAAACTAACCAATAATTTCCAGCTTGCTTTGCAAGAGGCGCAGTCTATGGCGGTAGGCAAAGATCATCAGTTCATTGAGCCTGCGCATATGATGGCAGCGATGCTGAATCAAGAAAATAGTGCGGTGGCTAACTTGTATCTACGTGCCGGTGCAGATGTAAATGCAATTAAACAAAAAACTCAAGATATTATTGAACGTTTGCCAAGGGTTTCGGGAACAGCGGGTGAGGTGCATATATCCAACACGCTAAGCAATTTATTAAATGTTACCGATAAGATATCCCAGAAAAGTGGGGATAATTACATTGCATCAGAAATGTTTGCTGTTGCAGCATTAGAAGATAAGGGTGAGTTAGGGAGTTTACTTAACCAGTCTGGTATCCATAAAAAGCAATTAATGACAGCGCTAGAAAGAATGAGAGCGGGTGAAAATGTGATTGATCCTAATGCAGAAGAAACTAGGCAAGCATTGGATAAATATACAATTGATTTAACCGAGCGTGCCGAACAAGGCAAGCTTGATCCTGTCATTGGTCGTGATGATGAAATTCGTCGAGCCATACAAGTTTTGCAACGCCGCACTAAAAATAATCCAGTATTGATAGGTGAGCCGGGTGTAGGTAAAACTGCAATTGTGGAAGGTCTTGCCTTGCGCATTGTAAACGGCGAAGTTCCTGAAGGAGTTAAAAACAAAAAACTCCTGTCTTTGGATTTAAGTGCATTAATAGCCGGTGCAAAATTCCGCGGAGAGTTTGAAGAGCGTTTGAAGGCTGTTTTAAATGAATTATCTAAGCAAGAAGGACAAATTATCTTATTCATAGATGAACTTCATACTATGGTGGGTGCAGGTAAAGCCGAGGGTGCAATGGATGCAGGAAATATGCTTAAGCCTGCATTAGCAAGAGGGGAGCTACACTGTTTAGGTGCTACTACCTTGGACGAATACCGGCAATATATTGAAAAAGATGCAGCATTAGAGCGTCGTTTCCAAAAAATCATTGTGGATGAGCCAAGCGTCGAAGATACCATAGCTATATTACGTGGCTTAAAAGAACGTTATGAAGTTCATCATGGTGTAGATATCACGGACCCTGCCATTGTAAGTGCTGCGACACTCTCACATCGTTATATTTCCGATCGACAATTGCCTGACAAAGCGATTGACCTTATTGATGAGGCCGCATCACGAATTCGCATGGAAATTGATTCTAAGCCTGAATCGATGGATAAGTTAGATCGCAAACTCATTCAGTTAAAAATTGAACGTGAAGCATTGAAAAAAGAATCTGACGATGCATCTAAAAAGCATTTATCAGAGCTTGAGGAAGAAATACAAAAACTTGAAAAAGAATATGCGGGCTTAGATGAAGTGTGGCGCTCAGAAAAAATTACATTACAAGGGGCGCAAGAAATAAAAGAAGCGCTTGAGCAAGCACGATTTGACCTAGATGCTGCGCATAGGGCAAGTGACTTAGCTAAAATGTCTGAACTGCAATATGGAAGAATTCCCGAACTGGAAAAACAGCTACATGCTGCAAGTGAAGTAAAAACTTCTGAAAATAAATTGCTACGTAATAAAGTAACTGATGCGGAAGTAGCAGAAATTGTCGCGCATTGGACCGGTATCCCTGTGTCAAAGATGTTGGCGGGAGAACGAGAAAAACTATTAGAAATGGAATCTGTATTAGGCAAAAGGGTAGTAGGTCAAGATGAAGCAGTTCAAGTGGTTTCAGATGCTGTGCGTAGATCTCGTGCAGGTATTTCAGACCCAAGAAGACCTAACGGCTCTTTCTTGTTTTTGGGCCCAACCGGTGTAGGTAAAACTGAACTTACCAAGGCGTTGACAGAGTTTTTATTTGATAGTGAAGAGGCGTTAATTCGTGTCGATATGTCTGAGTTTATGGAAAAACACTCTGTTGCGCGTTTGATTGGTGCGCCACCAGGATATGTGGGTTACGAAGAAGGTGGGTACTTGACCGAAGCCGTGCGTCGCAAACCTTATAGTGTGGTGTTGTTGGACGAAATTGAAAAAGCACACCCAGATGTATTTAATATTTTGCTTCAAGTATTAGACGACGGGCGTTTAACAGATGGACATGGGCGCACGGTAGATTTTAAAAATACAGTAATCATAATGACTTCAAATTTAGGCAGTGATTTGATTCAAGAGATGTCTACCGATAAAGATTATACAAAAATGAAGACAGCGGTTATGGAGGTTGTAGCGGCAAGGTTTAGACCTGAATTTATCAATCGCATAGACGATGCCATTGTGTTTCACCCTTTGTCACAACAACACATTCGTGCAATTACAGAAATTCAACTCCTACAATTGCAAGCTAGATTAAATGATCGCGATATTAAATTATCGTTTTCGGATGCTGCATTAGATAAGTTGTCTGAAGCAGGTTTTGATCCTGTGTATGGGGCGCGTCCTTTGAAACGGGCTATTCAAGAATTGGTTGAAAACCCACTTGCACATTCACTCTTGTCTGGTGAAATACAAACAGGTGGAATTGTAAATGTTGGGGTAAGTGGGGATATGTTAAGTTTTAATCATAAAGCTTCTTAAGCTGATTAGAAGTTATAAAGGAGCAATGGCTCATTGCTCCTTTCAGCCACATTGTTACATTAATGCCTTCGATTGATGCGTTGACCTTTTCGATCTAGACGTCTATCTATACGATCACCTTTGCGATTTAAACGATTGTCGATTCGGTCGCCTCTTCGGTCTAATCGATTATCGGCAATATTGCCTTTACGCTCTAGTCGGTTTGCTAAGCCATCTTTTCCTGCATCACGTGCACGATCTGCCTTTCTGTCAAATCTATTTTCAATGCGATCACCTTTACGATCTAAACGATTGTCAATACGGTCGCCTTTGCGGTCTAGATGACGTTCAATTCGATCACCCTTGCGATCTAGGTGGCGTTCTATCTTGTCCCCTTTGTCTGCACTTGCAATAGATGCGCTTGTAACTAGTAAAAAAGTAGCAGTCAATAATGTTAGGTTTTTAGTATTCATGTTATTTGCTCCAGTTGCATAATTCACACTGTATACAACGGGAGAGTAAGCAACTGGTTGACAGGACATTCTAAGAATGATGCTAAGAGGCTAAAATATTAATAATTATTAATTACTTACCTTTAACTTTCGAGGATCGTGAAAGTAGGATGTCAAGCATTCTTGTTGGGAATATTCTTTTTAAATATGCAAATAGGTAGGTTGGGAAAGTTACGTAATATCTGGGTTTAGGGTGTCGTCTTTGTAGTGCATGCAATACTTTTTTTGCAACTGCCTCTGGTTCAAGCGTAAACGGTACTGCAGGGCCTTCAGTTTCAAGTCGAGAAATCGTTGCATGATACGTTTTTTTGAATCGACTACGATTACTATCTATATTTTTTTTAAATAGTTTTAAGCTATTTTGGCGGAATTGACTTGTGATTGGGCCGGGTTCAACTAATGATACATAGATATTTGTACCCCTCAGTTCTAAACGTAATGCATCGCTAATTCCTTCCAATGCAAACTTTGAGGCAATGTATGCTCCGCGAAAGGGCATTGCAACAAACCCTAATACAGAACTAATTTGAATAATTCTTCCATGCCCTTGTTGATGCATGATAGGCAAAACCGAATTAGTTAGTTCGATTAAGCCAAATAAATTGGTTTCAAATTGTTCGCGTAATACTTTGCGACTCAGATCTTCTACTGCACCTGCTTGCCCAAAACCTGCATTGTTGATGAGTGCATATAGATTTCCATTTGTTTGTGTTAGTAATAATTCAACTGCAGCTTTGATAGATTCGGAGTCTGTTATATCTAGTTGCAAGCAGCGTAAGCCAAGTTGGGTAAGTTTCTTTACATCGGATGACTTTCTTGCCGAAGCAAAAACTTGAAATCCACTTTTTTCTAATGATTGTGCAAGATGTAAACCAATGCCTGTTGAGCACCCAGTAATCAGTACGGTCTTATCTTTCATGGCGAAAGTATAAATCTAAAAGCTTCAGCTTAAATATTTTAAGGTAAATTATTTTGAGCATAAAAAAAGCTGAGCTTCTTTCGAAGCCCAGCTTTTTATTTACTAATGTGTGATTTAGATCTTAAAGGTCGAAATCATCATCATTACTGTCTGCAGAACACGGACGAGCCGCAATCTTGTTGTCGGTTGCATATTGCTCTGCACCCGCATCAATGATCGCTTGTGATAGAGGTACGTCGCCCTCAATCCAATCCGATACGATGTTCCACTGACGTGCACCTGAATCCCATTGCTGGAATTTAGCAAGATGTCCGCCTACGTGGTCAAGACAAGATAAAGCAAGTTCTGGTACAAGACCCGTAGCGCCTAACTCTTCGATGCGATCCGCACCCAATTGTAGGTTCTCAAAGCCCCAACGTGCTTCAGATGAAGTCAACGCGCGGTTGCCAAAACGTGCTTGGGCAATACGTAGCGCTTCTGTGTGTACTACACCCGCTAGTACGCCAAGGTTCCAATATACTGAGCCTAAACGTGACTTGTCTTGTAAGTCGCCGTTTCCGCCGCCGTATACGGTCTTGATGATTTGTTGTACCACATCAAAGTCGGTACCCGCTGGGTGAGTGGTAATAGCTTGGTAGCCATCCGCTGCTTTACCCGCTGGGATTACGTCTTCGTCAGAGTTAGACCAGATGTTGCCGATTAATCGGCTTACTGGGTAACCGGTACGTACCGCAGTTTGCATCGCAACTGGGTTCATAACACCCCAGCCTCTTAGCAATACATAGTCAGGCTTTAATTTACGAATGTTCAACCATTGTGATTGTTGCTCGTTACCTGGATGAGGTACTTCTAGAGGGTGGTGGGTGCAACCGTGCTTCTCACACATGCTGTCCATGAAGTCGATCGCTTCACGACCGTATGGAGAGCCGTGGTACAACATGGCAATCTTCTTGCCTTTAAGGTTGTCACGTCCGCCTTCTAGTACGTCACCAATGAAGTGCACCATAATGGAGTGCTCGTCATAGGTGTTGATACCTGGCATAAAGTAGTACGGGAAGATGTCGCCGCGTTGGCCGGCTGTCTTACCGTGGTTTACCGCGATGATTGGCATCTTGTCTTTACGACCGGTTTCAATCAATGCAGTAGATATACCTACTGATAGTGGGTCAAAGAATACCGCACCACCTTCACGATCTTTCAATCGCTTGTAGCACTCTACTCCGCGCTCTACTGAATATTCAGTTTCGCACTCTGACCAAATAAGCTTTACGCCGTTTACACCGCCGTCTCGCTCATTTAATAAATTGTAGTAGTCTAAGATCCCACCAAAGTACCCTGTTCCACCTGCCGCATATGGTCCTACACGGTAGCTTGGAATCGGTACGTACATGGTGTCTTCCGCTAACACTGCTGTGCTAACGCTTAGCATCGATCCTAATGCTACCATTAACGTTAATAGTCTTATCTTCATGTGTACTCCTCCTATCCTTCAAGTACTTGAGGTTATATATAAACCACAAGTCTTAAAACATGGGTTGGTTTGATTTGTGAAAATAAATTTCACATTTAGTTTAGTTGTAAAAAAATAACTTTTCTTACAGTTATTTTTTAGACCACATAGGCTAAAAGAAGTTTAGGTCCTATATGCCTTCTGGCCAGTGTAGCTATTGCTAGATGGAATGCAAGGCAAAAGTATGAAGATGGGCGGGAAGTAAACAGTAAATTAAGCATAAATTAATAAACTAAATAAAACATTACCCTTATAAATATAAGGTTAGTAATGCTTAATTTACAATTTATTTTAGTTTGCTGCTTATAAAGTGTGCAGATTATTTATATATTTACGCAAACAAAATCAGTTATTTAAGGCACGCATCGATAAACCGCAAAGGTTTGTTCGCCATTATCAATTTTTGAGATAGGGGTAACGGTGTCACCGCCCATATTTACAGAGCTATTGCGTGCCAAGATCTGCAGTTCTTTAGCAATAATGGTGGGTTGTCGAGGAACTGTCATTAATGTGGGTTTTACTCGTACTGTTGTTGCGCCACGTTTTTGGCAATTTGCAACTTCTCCGGAACTCAATAACCGTGCTTTTTCGCCACCATGCGTGAGTTTTACACTTGCGCAAGCGTTGATAGTCAAAGTGACCAATGCAATTAATGAAACAAGGAAAAATTTATACAACATGACTTAGACCTAATGATAATTGGGGTTTGAATTATACTCTCTAGAAGATGACAGACTACTAGAACTTCTTCATGCTAGTTAGTTAGCAAATAGATTAAATAGTTTCCTATTAATATCATGTATTAGTGGGAAATAATTTTTTCTTTAAGAAAATGGATAAGGCTATCGATTGGAACTTGTTGGGAATCTGCATCTGCGCGACCTTTATATTCAATATTCCCTTCTTTTAAACCGCGGTCACCAATAACAATCCGGTGTGGTATGCCCATAAGTTCGTGGTCTGCAAACATTAACCCAGCACGCAGATCTCGGTCATCAAAAAGAACTTCTATTCCTGCATCTTGAAGCTTTGAATATAAATGTTCACAGGTTGATTGCACTTGTTCGGATTTTTTTAAATTTATAGGCACTATAGAGAGATGGAATGGTGCAATGGCTTGCGGCCAGATAATTCCATTTTCATCAAAGTTTTGTTCTATAGCGGCTGCAACAACGCGAGTGACGCCAATGCCATAGCAACCCATTGTAACAACTTGATCTTTACCGTCAGCGCCTAATACGCTAGCTTTGAGCGCTTGGCTGTATTTATCTCCTAGCTGAAAAATATGACCGACTTCTATACCGCGTTTAATGGAGACGGTGCCTTTACCATCAGGGCTGGCATCACCATCAACAATCTTGCGTAAATCTACAGTGGGCGAATTGTTAAACTGTTTGCAATCTCGCTGCCAATTTGCACCTTTATAATGAAAACCTTCCACATTTGCCCCGCAGATAAAATTCGATAATGCCGCTACAGCATGATCAAATAAGATTGGGATTTTCAAATCTAGAGGTCCTATAGAACCAGGCTTGCAACCAAGTTCTGCCTGAATGTCTTTCTCACTGGCGAATTCAAGTGGCTCGGCCACACCTTCAAGTTTTTGAGCTTTAACAGGATTGAGTTCATGGTCGCCGCGAAGTACTAATGCAATTAATGTGTCATCCTCGCCTTTTACGATCAATGTTTTAACCACTTGCTCAGGGTGGGTTCCTAGGAATTTGCAGACTTCATCTATGCTGTGTTGATTTGGAGTAGCTGTTTTTTCTAATCTTGCCTGGTCTGTATTCTCAATGCATTCGGGTTTAAATGTAGGTGCTAATTCAACATTTGCTGCGTACTTACTTTGGTTTGAAAACGCAATTGCATCTTCACCAGACTCAGCTAGCACATGAAATTCATGCGAAGCATTACCACCAATGCTTCCGGTATCTGCTTCTACGGCGCGAAACTCGAGTCCTAAGCGAGTAAAAATACTTTGGTAAGTATCAAACATAATCTGATACGTACGTTCAAGACATTCTTTGCTAATATGAAAAGAGTAGGCATCTTTCATGCTAAATTCTCGTGCACGCATCACACCAAAGCGTGGGCGAACCTCATCGCGGAATTTGGTTTGTATCTGATAAAAATTAACTGGTAATTGTTTGTAGCTACGCACTTCTTTACGGACAAAGTCAGTTATTACTTCTTCATGAGTGGGTCCGTAACAAAATTCGCGTTTATGGCGATCGCGCAAACGCAATAGTTCCGGGCCATATTGCTCCCAACGTTCCGTTTCTTGCCATAGCTCAGCGGGTTGAATGGAAGGCATGAGCACTTCGATTGCACCTGATTTATTCATCTCCTCACGAATTATATTTTCTACTTTGCGTAAGGTTCGCAGCCCTATAGGCATCCATGTGTAAAGCCCTGAAGCAAGACGCCGGATCATTCCGGCACGTAGCATAAGTTGGTGACTGACGACTTCTGCGTCAGCAGGTGATTCTTTAAGGGTAGATAGGAAAAACTGGTTTACACGCATGAGATAAAAATAGACTAAATAAAAATTAACTTAAATGATTAAGTCACATAGTAACAAGAAGTCACCACGATCTATATCGTGGTGATTAAATTTAAGGAAGATTGAGGTTAGCTAGGGTGAGTTAGCTGCAGAATTCAGAAACTTGTTCTTGAGATTCTTGTATTTTACCTTGGCGTTCGTCTTCACTAAGCTTGCGATAAACATCGCCATCTTTAATGGTTACTTGACCGCGACTGGTGAGAGATTCCATATTTTTTGTGGCAATTGCACAGTTTTCAGCTTTAATTTTATTACTTTCTTGCATTACCTTTTTGTCAGTTTCACTTTGTTTGCGTTCTTCGCGTCGTTCTTCAAAGCTGTCGCCTGAATTCGAAGCGTCTGAATCCGCTTTAGCGACAGATGTTTTGACTCCAAGATCATCTTGATAGACCACTTCAAATTCAACACCTGGTGCTGGGGGAGTCTGGCTGTAAATGATTCTGCCTTCTTCATTCCACTTATATACAGGAGCGGCATAAGCTGCTGTCCCAAGAATTAGAGCTAAACTTACCGCAAGGAGAATTTTTGAAATCATGATGTGTGAAAAATTAAATATTTAAGTAACAACAGTCTAGCAAAAATGAGTTGTATTTTGGCGAATACTGTATTTTCAGGGGGTTAGGCGGAGCCATTCTAACGACGAAGTTATTTGATAATGGTTCATTTTTACTAAATGTGAACTGCGTATTTGCTTGTTTAAAGCCCTCTGATGTTATGCCTATAGACGAATAAAGGGTGAATTTCATGAGACTTCTAGAGGGATTCTGGTGCTATACTAATTGCCTATAAAAAAAATCAATTAGACTTCAAAGAGGTCTCCATGGCGGATCGACGATTACAGGTATTTTATACAGTTGCAAAACTGTTGAGCTTTACTAAAGCGGCAGAAACGCTACATATGACTCAGCCTGCAGTTACCTTCCAAGTCCGTCAGCTGGAAGAGCATTTTAATACCCGTTTATTTGACCGCACCCATAATCGAGTGACTTTAACCGAAGCAGGACGTAAATCTTATGAATACGCAGAAGAGATTTTCGAACTCTATGCGGAATTGGAAAACTCTATTAAAGAGTTAACGGGTGATGTAAGTGGCGTTTTAACACTAGGTGCAAGTACTACGATAGCTGAATACATGTTGCCAAGTTTGTTGAGTGGTTTTACTAAAGAATTTCCTGATATTCAGTTGCGTCTTAAGGTCTCAAATACTGAAGGCATTGTATCGATGATTGAAAATAGCATGATCGATTTAGGTATTGTTGAAGGGCCCGTTACCAATAAAAATTTATTGGTTGAAAAATGTCGTAAAGACTCTTTGGTAGTAATTGTTCCAAAACATCATGAGCTGGCATCAAAAACTTCTATTTCTATGGAAGAATTGTTGCCTTATCCATTCATATCTCGTGAAGAGGGTTCAGGTACCCGCGAAGTCATTATGGACTATGTGGTCAGCCAGGGTTTGGATCGTAATAATCTTAATCTTAGCTTAGAGCTGGGTAGCCCCGAGTCAGTTAAGGGTGCTGTTGAAGCAGGAATGGGAGTTTCTATTGTCTCAAATGTTACGATTGAAAAAGAGCTTAAGCTCGATAGTATTTCTAAAGTTGATTTAGCCCCGCCACTTGAAAGACCTTTTTCCTTTGTGCGCCAACGACAAAAGTTTCGTTTGCATGCTATGGAACAGTTACTAGAATATGCGCGTGGTTATTGTAGCCCTCCAGAGTAAATTGACCCTATGTAGATTGATAAATAGTAGGGTTGTTATGCAAGAATTACAGCCTTTCCAATAGTTTCTAGTTATTAAGCTCAGTATTTGTTTGTAGATACCCATACAACGATAAGACTGTAAAGAATTTGCTTCATAAATATAGTCTGAATTATGTCCCAAGAATACGCAGATGATTGAATATATAAGAAGTTGGTATCAGCGACATTTCTCTGACCCGCAAGTTGTAATCCTTGCCTTATTTATCATCATTGGCTTTGCGGTCGTTTTATTGGCTGGCGATCTGCTTGCGCCCTTATTGGCCAGTATCGTAATCGCTTATGTGTTGGACGGAGCAGTTGAGATTCTCCGTCGCGGCAAAATTCCAAGATTTTTAG
It contains:
- a CDS encoding LysR family transcriptional regulator, with product MADRRLQVFYTVAKLLSFTKAAETLHMTQPAVTFQVRQLEEHFNTRLFDRTHNRVTLTEAGRKSYEYAEEIFELYAELENSIKELTGDVSGVLTLGASTTIAEYMLPSLLSGFTKEFPDIQLRLKVSNTEGIVSMIENSMIDLGIVEGPVTNKNLLVEKCRKDSLVVIVPKHHELASKTSISMEELLPYPFISREEGSGTREVIMDYVVSQGLDRNNLNLSLELGSPESVKGAVEAGMGVSIVSNVTIEKELKLDSISKVDLAPPLERPFSFVRQRQKFRLHAMEQLLEYARGYCSPPE
- a CDS encoding DUF4124 domain-containing protein is translated as MISKILLAVSLALILGTAAYAAPVYKWNEEGRIIYSQTPPAPGVEFEVVYQDDLGVKTSVAKADSDASNSGDSFEERREERKQSETDKKVMQESNKIKAENCAIATKNMESLTSRGQVTIKDGDVYRKLSEDERQGKIQESQEQVSEFCS